A stretch of Sulfitobacter sp. THAF37 DNA encodes these proteins:
- a CDS encoding tripartite tricarboxylate transporter substrate binding protein has translation MTLKTTFIGLTAAAALATPVLAEYPERTIELTIPAGAGGGTDTSARKLAILLEEMLGTSIAILNVGGGGGSVGASQFMQADPDGYALFATWNSPLTTVPQVQNVAYSLDSFTPIASTSETAYTLCVKTDFPATTGEEFLAELEANPGKYTYGNDGIGGTMQLAAERIFQARGIDAVAIPFGGAGETLQNFLGNHVDIYGGSISTVLPYVENGEVKCPLVTSAADVPALPGASGLEALGLGDKETLLWRAILGPQGLDPEIVSMLADTIEKAVNDPGYVEFLKTKGEVPNVVKGDALGERLRSEYDALAEVSKALGL, from the coding sequence ATGACACTCAAGACAACCTTCATCGGCCTGACGGCGGCGGCGGCACTCGCCACGCCCGTACTGGCGGAATACCCCGAGCGCACGATCGAGTTGACGATCCCGGCCGGCGCTGGCGGCGGAACCGACACGAGCGCGCGCAAGTTGGCGATCCTGCTCGAAGAGATGCTTGGCACCTCTATCGCGATCCTGAACGTGGGTGGCGGGGGCGGCTCTGTCGGGGCGTCGCAGTTCATGCAGGCCGACCCGGATGGCTATGCGCTGTTTGCAACGTGGAACAGCCCGTTGACGACGGTGCCGCAGGTGCAGAACGTCGCCTATTCGCTCGACAGTTTCACGCCCATCGCCTCGACATCCGAAACCGCCTACACCCTGTGCGTGAAGACCGATTTCCCCGCGACCACCGGTGAGGAATTCCTGGCAGAGCTTGAAGCGAACCCGGGCAAGTACACCTATGGCAACGACGGCATCGGCGGCACCATGCAACTGGCCGCGGAACGGATCTTCCAGGCGCGCGGCATCGACGCGGTCGCCATTCCCTTCGGCGGTGCGGGTGAAACGCTTCAGAACTTTCTGGGCAACCATGTCGACATCTACGGCGGGTCAATCTCGACCGTCCTGCCCTATGTCGAGAATGGCGAGGTGAAATGCCCGCTGGTGACATCAGCGGCGGACGTGCCGGCACTGCCGGGTGCTTCGGGTCTGGAAGCTCTGGGCCTTGGTGACAAGGAAACGCTGCTGTGGCGGGCGATCCTGGGGCCGCAGGGTCTGGACCCCGAGATCGTCAGCATGCTTGCCGACACCATCGAGAAAGCCGTCAACGACCCCGGTTATGTCGAGTTCCTGAAGACCAAGGGCGAAGTGCCCAACGTGGTCAAGGGCGATGCCCTGGGCGAGCGGCTTCGGTCGGAATACGATGCCTTGGCCGAAGTGTCCAAGGCACTGGGCCTGTAA
- a CDS encoding tripartite tricarboxylate transporter TctB family protein — MEKRQDIVLGLIFVGLGLAAAWMARSYTGASGIYPMTLGLILTLLGGTVAAKAVRSGSDEMRQLVAAPSKMITATVIATVYVAAVVPLGFYTASFLLMLVLPIALGFRQWVYATVVAAIFITVVYLVFSVLLEKPLPREAILLLLAPGG, encoded by the coding sequence ATGGAAAAGCGTCAGGATATCGTGTTGGGGCTGATTTTTGTCGGTCTCGGCCTCGCCGCCGCGTGGATGGCGAGAAGCTATACCGGGGCCAGCGGGATCTACCCCATGACACTGGGCCTGATCCTGACGCTTTTGGGCGGGACCGTGGCGGCCAAAGCCGTCCGGTCCGGCTCTGACGAGATGCGGCAACTGGTCGCCGCGCCGTCCAAGATGATCACGGCAACCGTGATCGCCACCGTCTATGTCGCCGCGGTCGTGCCCCTGGGGTTCTATACGGCGTCTTTCCTGCTGATGCTGGTTCTGCCGATCGCGCTCGGCTTTCGGCAATGGGTCTATGCCACCGTGGTGGCGGCCATCTTCATCACCGTTGTCTATCTCGTGTTCTCCGTGCTGCTGGAGAAACCGCTCCCGCGCGAAGCGATACTTCTCCTTCTGGCGCCCGGAGGCTGA
- a CDS encoding amidohydrolase translates to MIRFDCHAHVYETVTAIDGARYVPAKPAPLCDWRAHLDARGLSGGVIVQVSFLGSDNSQMCAALSDLDRTRFAGVCVVAPDVSGEQLDRLAGSGVRGVRWNLVRGAAVPDLQDRTIRALLQKLRARDMHLEIHLEGPRLAPILPALSELGVRVVIDHFGLPSETVPKDDPMLRAVSDLSDRQALFFKFSAHYRVPFDVAPHAQELLSLLPSDHVVWGSDWPHTQHEERANYAGVWALSSCLGVVSDRAAVRTLYGIGSGLNDSLGS, encoded by the coding sequence ATGATCCGGTTTGATTGCCACGCCCATGTCTATGAAACCGTGACCGCGATAGACGGCGCGCGCTACGTCCCAGCGAAACCGGCACCGCTTTGCGATTGGCGCGCGCATCTGGACGCCAGGGGGCTCAGCGGCGGCGTCATCGTTCAGGTCAGCTTTCTGGGATCGGACAATTCGCAGATGTGCGCGGCGCTCTCGGATCTGGACCGCACGCGCTTTGCCGGGGTCTGCGTCGTTGCGCCGGATGTTTCGGGGGAACAACTCGATCGTCTCGCGGGGTCCGGCGTGCGGGGGGTGCGATGGAACCTCGTGCGCGGGGCCGCAGTTCCCGACCTTCAGGACCGGACGATCCGGGCACTTCTGCAAAAACTGCGCGCCCGCGACATGCATCTCGAAATTCACCTTGAAGGTCCGCGCCTAGCGCCGATCCTGCCTGCGCTCTCGGAACTCGGGGTCAGGGTCGTCATAGATCATTTCGGGCTGCCGTCCGAAACCGTCCCGAAAGATGATCCGATGCTCCGGGCCGTGTCAGACCTATCGGATCGGCAGGCATTGTTTTTCAAGTTTTCCGCACACTACCGGGTCCCGTTCGACGTGGCGCCGCACGCGCAGGAACTGCTGAGCCTGCTTCCATCCGACCACGTTGTCTGGGGCAGCGACTGGCCCCACACACAACACGAAGAGCGCGCGAACTATGCAGGTGTCTGGGCGCTTTCTTCGTGTCTCGGCGTCGTGTCTGACAGGGCTGCGGTGCGGACCCTGTACGGCATCGGTTCAGGACTGAACGACAGCTTGGGGTCCTGA
- a CDS encoding cell wall hydrolase: MNTGRDDMPRAETKRLVPAALGLLTLLAACGGSDRVTPPPADDIECLARAMYFESNRSSRDGMIAVGSVVMNRVASDDFPDTICGVVSQHNQFAPGVMTRPMNEAGATLARQAAVAVHNGERHPHVSAARFFHAAWYKANFNNIHYVLTTGGNAFYEKRRPEQVLVRVPLPPTEGITPG; encoded by the coding sequence ATGAATACCGGAAGGGATGACATGCCGCGAGCCGAGACGAAACGCCTGGTGCCCGCCGCGCTGGGATTGCTGACACTGCTGGCCGCCTGCGGCGGGTCCGACCGCGTGACACCGCCGCCCGCTGATGACATCGAATGCCTCGCGCGGGCGATGTACTTCGAATCCAACCGCTCCAGCCGCGACGGCATGATCGCGGTGGGCAGCGTGGTGATGAACCGTGTCGCGTCCGACGATTTCCCCGATACGATCTGCGGCGTGGTAAGCCAGCACAACCAGTTCGCCCCCGGCGTCATGACCCGGCCCATGAACGAAGCGGGCGCGACCCTTGCCCGGCAAGCCGCCGTCGCGGTCCATAACGGAGAGCGCCACCCCCATGTCAGCGCCGCACGGTTCTTTCACGCGGCCTGGTACAAGGCCAACTTCAACAACATCCATTACGTGCTGACCACCGGCGGCAACGCCTTTTACGAAAAGCGGCGTCCCGAACAGGTTCTCGTCCGCGTGCCGCTGCCCCCGACCGAAGGCATCACACCGGGCTGA
- a CDS encoding TniB family NTP-binding protein yields the protein MTTSELQDRGMIREIVAGMRSKYITLERDRKIRERLDRLLSMDANGNSLIAADDSRADGERRGLAVVGGAGSGKTSLINKAVDNHPDLQPSSAAPIPVVRVTVPNPATSKSLAFEVLKKTGYTELAKKRATAWDAWNDVRVRFKLLGTVLLVIDEAQDMFPRGSKSEAHDILRTLKTLMQDEGGVAVVLCGIETLFERLSVDFQADRRFKKFELGPVNVTADGKLLRGLVSTYCDMAEVARPEPADLIERLAHAGRYRLGLCIEQIIAAIEIALMRGDKTLEIQHFAEAFFEQEACEVGRNVFLSPRWSKIDLG from the coding sequence ATGACGACCAGTGAACTCCAAGATCGTGGCATGATCCGCGAAATCGTTGCGGGCATGCGTTCCAAGTACATTACCCTGGAACGGGACAGGAAAATTCGTGAGCGCCTGGATCGGCTTTTGTCAATGGACGCGAACGGTAATTCGTTGATCGCGGCGGATGACTCCCGGGCCGATGGAGAGCGGCGTGGTTTGGCGGTGGTTGGTGGTGCCGGAAGCGGCAAGACATCCCTTATCAATAAAGCGGTCGACAATCATCCCGATCTGCAGCCGTCGTCGGCCGCGCCGATACCGGTGGTCCGGGTCACCGTACCGAACCCAGCAACGAGCAAGAGCTTGGCGTTCGAAGTCCTGAAGAAGACGGGATACACCGAACTCGCGAAAAAGCGCGCCACTGCTTGGGATGCTTGGAACGATGTCCGAGTCCGTTTCAAGCTTCTCGGCACTGTGCTTCTGGTCATTGATGAGGCTCAGGACATGTTTCCCAGAGGGTCGAAGTCGGAGGCGCATGATATTCTCCGTACTTTGAAGACCCTTATGCAAGACGAGGGTGGCGTCGCTGTAGTTCTCTGCGGGATCGAGACCCTGTTCGAGAGGCTCTCGGTCGATTTCCAAGCGGACCGACGCTTCAAGAAGTTCGAACTTGGACCCGTGAACGTCACTGCGGACGGGAAATTGCTCCGTGGTCTGGTATCGACCTATTGCGACATGGCCGAGGTCGCACGCCCCGAACCTGCCGACCTGATAGAGCGCCTTGCTCACGCCGGGCGATACCGTCTCGGTCTCTGCATCGAACAGATCATTGCGGCCATCGAGATCGCATTGATGCGGGGGGACAAGACGCTCGAGATCCAACATTTCGCCGAAGCCTTCTTTGAGCAAGAGGCCTGCGAGGTCGGGCGCAATGTCTTTCTCTCGCCACGCTGGTCCAAAATCGATCTCGGCTGA
- a CDS encoding TniQ family protein, which translates to MPKLFPYLPFHDDETALSFGARLAAFHLDTRLVPFLHDIGVHPEALVQGKDAAIDRLATVAGVDRGLLRRNSALSVGKADFVLGGHDLSAEFFARPDTVFCPACLREDDADYANVAISRRQRVAWTLRAVRTCPVHGLALICRRGRDYDRKFHELSVQVPERGVALDDLVNNCERRSPSPMQDYALARLDGMAGPAWLDSQTLEQAVRVSEYIGLLVIHGPAKKASDLTQDQWDQAGRVGFGITSEGEAAIRECLKEAQAAFSQTDGTPGRRKIFGALYDWLSSKKNRREPGDIVRIMREHIFDTMDVAAGDIILGGSLAERRLHSVQSLAAESGLHPKTLRNVLTAGGLIPTDARFSANHVFDATAGRRLAATVTNAINVSKLDKAMGCSRPQADQFLDERLLLPLADGPKDAAGRLWKSVGQDAVEQLLEKLLSAARPVAFAPSEMVTIAKATEKAKVPGVEIVHLILGGFLSKVVRLQDVDGVASLHVDPEEVRAAIGTHVPGISASSAFAMLRIPKATGWALTERTVAPHLPSIMVEGKNGRHRFFRFDERAIAKFAEEFTTVVRIANEHDLGRKDVAKTLRRHRVRPAIARDEIGIDFYRVEELPEFELA; encoded by the coding sequence ATGCCCAAGCTTTTCCCGTATCTGCCCTTCCATGATGACGAGACCGCACTGTCGTTCGGCGCGCGCCTCGCAGCTTTCCATCTCGACACGCGGCTCGTTCCATTCCTGCACGATATCGGTGTCCATCCCGAAGCCCTCGTCCAAGGCAAGGATGCTGCCATCGACCGTCTGGCGACTGTCGCTGGTGTTGATCGTGGTCTCCTGCGTCGAAACTCCGCACTGAGCGTCGGCAAAGCCGACTTCGTTCTCGGAGGTCACGATCTGAGCGCAGAATTCTTCGCTCGACCTGACACTGTCTTCTGCCCCGCGTGCCTCCGGGAGGATGACGCGGACTATGCGAATGTCGCGATCTCACGGCGACAGCGCGTTGCCTGGACCCTGCGAGCTGTGCGTACTTGCCCGGTTCATGGCCTTGCTCTCATCTGCCGCCGCGGCCGGGACTACGATCGAAAATTCCATGAACTGAGTGTTCAGGTTCCTGAACGAGGTGTTGCCCTCGACGACTTGGTCAACAACTGCGAGCGGAGATCGCCATCCCCTATGCAGGACTACGCGCTCGCGCGGCTTGATGGCATGGCGGGCCCCGCCTGGCTCGATAGTCAAACGCTCGAACAGGCGGTTCGCGTGTCCGAGTATATCGGTCTGCTGGTCATCCATGGTCCTGCGAAGAAGGCCTCGGACTTGACCCAGGACCAGTGGGATCAGGCTGGACGGGTCGGGTTCGGGATTACCTCGGAGGGAGAGGCTGCCATCCGGGAATGCCTCAAGGAGGCACAAGCCGCCTTCTCGCAGACAGATGGCACGCCGGGCCGGCGCAAGATCTTCGGTGCGCTCTACGACTGGCTCTCCTCGAAAAAGAACCGCAGGGAGCCCGGGGACATCGTGCGCATCATGCGAGAGCACATCTTCGACACCATGGACGTCGCAGCGGGCGATATCATCCTGGGTGGCTCGCTCGCCGAGCGGCGACTCCACAGCGTTCAGTCTCTCGCCGCCGAGAGCGGTTTGCACCCGAAGACCCTCCGCAACGTTCTCACCGCTGGCGGTCTCATCCCGACTGACGCGCGGTTCAGCGCCAATCACGTCTTCGACGCCACTGCTGGCCGAAGACTGGCCGCAACGGTCACCAACGCGATCAATGTGAGCAAGCTCGATAAGGCAATGGGCTGCAGCCGACCGCAAGCCGACCAGTTCCTCGATGAACGGCTTCTTCTGCCTCTCGCGGACGGGCCGAAGGATGCTGCCGGGCGCCTCTGGAAATCGGTCGGCCAGGATGCTGTCGAGCAGCTGCTCGAGAAGCTTCTGTCCGCGGCCCGTCCGGTCGCATTTGCCCCGTCCGAGATGGTGACGATCGCGAAGGCTACCGAGAAGGCCAAGGTGCCGGGCGTCGAAATCGTGCATCTCATCCTTGGGGGGTTTCTCTCCAAGGTCGTCCGACTTCAGGATGTCGACGGAGTTGCGTCACTGCATGTCGATCCGGAAGAGGTCCGCGCTGCGATTGGAACCCATGTGCCCGGCATCTCTGCCTCGTCGGCTTTCGCGATGCTGCGAATTCCGAAAGCCACCGGCTGGGCATTGACCGAGCGGACTGTCGCTCCGCATCTTCCATCGATCATGGTCGAAGGGAAGAACGGCCGACATCGCTTCTTCCGGTTCGACGAGCGCGCGATTGCGAAGTTCGCGGAAGAATTCACCACGGTCGTCCGCATCGCGAACGAACATGACCTCGGGCGGAAGGACGTGGCCAAAACGCTTCGGAGACACAGAGTTCGCCCGGCAATAGCGCGGGATGAAATTGGCATCGATTTTTACCGAGTTGAGGAACTTCCAGAGTTCGAGCTCGCGTAG
- a CDS encoding GntR family transcriptional regulator yields MNGFAATDMRLPAYIRLRDTFTARIARGEWTPDAPIPSEARLANEFDVSIGTVRKAVDGLVEEGLLERRQGSGTRVRAPSFDATLFRFFPIRETDGSPLSIPSSQIILRSVTEAPDKAAQVLGTRDVIKIVRLRCLSDQPVLFEEIYIPTSRFAGFDTLPEASLGPLLYPLYFEHFGVMVKRAADEVSFGQAPERVAQRLQIPPGDPLAVIERTAFDIENTPIEWRIASGSAKKFRYRSEIN; encoded by the coding sequence ATGAACGGATTCGCTGCGACCGATATGAGGCTTCCGGCCTACATCCGGCTTCGGGACACGTTTACGGCGCGGATCGCAAGGGGCGAATGGACCCCTGATGCGCCGATCCCCTCCGAGGCGCGGCTGGCAAACGAGTTCGACGTCTCCATCGGGACCGTGCGCAAGGCAGTGGACGGGCTGGTGGAAGAAGGACTTCTGGAGCGCCGTCAAGGCTCTGGTACCCGCGTGCGGGCCCCTTCCTTCGATGCGACGCTGTTCCGCTTCTTCCCGATCCGCGAGACAGACGGGTCGCCCCTGTCCATTCCGTCGAGCCAGATCATCCTGCGCAGCGTCACCGAAGCGCCCGACAAGGCGGCACAGGTGCTGGGCACCCGTGATGTCATCAAGATCGTCCGCCTGCGCTGCCTGTCGGACCAGCCGGTTCTGTTCGAGGAAATCTATATTCCCACCAGCCGGTTCGCCGGGTTCGACACCCTGCCGGAGGCAAGCCTGGGTCCGCTGCTCTACCCGCTTTACTTCGAACATTTCGGCGTGATGGTGAAGCGGGCCGCTGACGAAGTGTCGTTCGGGCAGGCCCCGGAGCGGGTCGCGCAGCGGCTTCAGATCCCGCCCGGCGATCCGCTGGCGGTGATCGAGCGCACGGCCTTCGACATCGAGAACACGCCGATCGAATGGCGCATCGCAAGCGGCAGCGCCAAGAAGTTCCGCTATCGCAGTGAAATCAACTGA
- a CDS encoding tripartite tricarboxylate transporter permease, which translates to MDFYVNALGAVLTIGPLVAMIGATLLGVFIGALPGLNPVMAIALLLPLTYSMDPLVALGMVAGIYNGSMYGGAIPAILLRIPGTPASIATTFDGFPMADKGAASKALKIACWSSAVGGIASAIALMTVGPLLARVTLFFGPAEYFWIAMFGMASVGVMVGSDPVKGVMAAVLGLLIGTIGIDNLSGQARFTFDQTWLLGGLDLIVVLVGLYALPPVLQLAEKCDLKGLSAAQLKLSDVPFEPGERRGLFPTWLRSSGIGIGVGILPGAGGNIAAFLSYNAARNASADPDSFGKGNPQGVAAAECGNNADNAASMIPALALGIPGNVVAALVLSALTIHGLQPGPQLFHQNPMLVGGFMMEMLITSILIFAMGGAVATRAFAQFQRLPGVLLVPSILILMCVGVFVINGRPIDLWVMLAAGIAGYFLEKVNVPLAPIILGMILGPMAEQSVRRALLISRGDATELLTRPISAGLAVMTVLVIVWPIAKTLRRRKARREN; encoded by the coding sequence ATGGATTTCTACGTCAATGCGCTTGGCGCGGTTCTGACCATCGGGCCGCTGGTCGCGATGATCGGCGCGACCCTGTTGGGGGTCTTCATCGGGGCGCTGCCGGGGCTGAACCCGGTCATGGCCATTGCCCTGCTGCTGCCGCTGACCTACTCGATGGATCCGTTGGTGGCGCTGGGCATGGTGGCGGGCATCTACAACGGTTCCATGTATGGCGGCGCAATTCCGGCCATCCTTCTGCGTATTCCCGGCACGCCCGCCTCGATCGCCACCACGTTCGACGGCTTTCCCATGGCCGACAAGGGCGCGGCGTCCAAGGCGCTCAAGATCGCGTGCTGGTCGTCCGCCGTGGGCGGAATCGCCAGTGCCATCGCGCTGATGACGGTTGGCCCGCTGCTGGCGCGGGTCACGCTGTTCTTCGGACCGGCGGAGTATTTCTGGATCGCGATGTTCGGAATGGCCTCGGTGGGCGTCATGGTCGGCTCCGACCCTGTCAAGGGCGTGATGGCGGCTGTGCTGGGCCTGTTGATCGGGACAATCGGGATCGACAACCTGTCAGGCCAGGCGAGGTTCACCTTCGATCAGACGTGGCTTCTGGGCGGACTTGACCTGATTGTCGTTCTTGTCGGGCTTTATGCATTGCCGCCGGTTCTTCAGTTGGCCGAAAAGTGCGACCTGAAGGGGCTATCGGCGGCACAGCTGAAACTGTCGGACGTGCCGTTCGAACCCGGTGAACGGCGCGGCCTGTTTCCGACCTGGTTGCGGTCTTCGGGTATCGGGATCGGTGTCGGCATCCTGCCCGGTGCGGGCGGGAACATCGCAGCCTTCCTGAGCTATAATGCCGCGCGCAATGCCTCTGCCGACCCTGACAGCTTTGGCAAGGGCAACCCGCAGGGTGTCGCCGCGGCCGAGTGCGGCAACAACGCGGATAACGCGGCGTCGATGATCCCTGCGCTTGCGCTTGGTATCCCCGGCAACGTGGTCGCGGCCCTGGTTCTCAGCGCGCTGACGATTCACGGGCTGCAACCCGGCCCGCAGCTCTTTCACCAGAACCCGATGCTCGTGGGCGGCTTCATGATGGAGATGCTGATCACCTCGATCCTGATCTTCGCAATGGGCGGCGCGGTGGCCACGCGGGCCTTTGCCCAGTTCCAACGACTTCCCGGCGTGCTTCTGGTGCCGTCCATCCTGATCCTGATGTGCGTGGGCGTGTTTGTGATAAACGGTCGCCCGATTGATCTTTGGGTGATGCTGGCGGCGGGGATCGCGGGCTACTTTCTTGAGAAAGTGAATGTGCCGCTCGCCCCGATCATCCTTGGCATGATCCTCGGCCCGATGGCGGAACAAAGCGTTCGCCGCGCCCTGCTCATCAGCCGTGGCGACGCGACAGAGCTTCTGACACGCCCGATCTCGGCCGGGCTGGCGGTGATGACCGTCCTCGTGATCGTCTGGCCGATTGCAAAGACGCTGCGCCGACGAAAGGCGCGCAGAGAGAACTAA
- a CDS encoding Mu transposase C-terminal domain-containing protein, whose amino-acid sequence MEADLMLDFAPSGDSPRFAFRKGDKVTIDGIAFQPVDVTDAGYLFCPADGTGVTVGYNRSQIARFVELGCIQHERGALLPEGARRMLDRPADLLSSLPENMHKVAREREAVVRSFLSLEEENRVNRTDESIDAMKDSIVGKAARFLEEPSQFDGRVSETKVPKFSARTLRRWLKAYEGFGLSGLYGSSGLKGNRDRNLCADTRAILADCVRGYMSPGITQSAIVRNTRRAFEAKNVERRRENLPDLECPSKETIRREILSLDPYHCDVARLGLEKARKKHAPVGTGLDVTRPLQRVEMDTWQIDLISLMADSGLLNFLDDEDKLRLGLTGKKKRWHLTVAICATTRCILAMRLSRSPNSQATVQAIEMIGRDKGVWTDAVGALTPWSMRGTPELIATDCGKEYVSYDVAVAAQDLGISLIHAPAGLPEMRARVERVFKTISVGLMPRLTGRTFGNILERGDYNSEGKAALTVDDLCAALIRWVVDIYHRLPHEGLDGETPANCWNRLVDTYGVAPPADLRRRRLAFGTRLKRTVQKDGITYLGIRYHSDLLAETMLHRRNKEVKVRWYNEDLGAIAVEIDGEWIEVPSVFSRFRGVRAHTWFSARNALRARFKEQAAFEESVINRTIDDIERINGDAMARVGLLADDWSEERLERAERKLFIGFFGEPDRPSRIAMTKDGILGDELPTMGRASHENVKKSASDPVSSVSEPSTSYANSPRAEHQTESGDDPDEPNFDIEDK is encoded by the coding sequence GTGGAGGCCGATCTGATGCTGGATTTCGCACCCAGCGGCGACAGCCCGCGTTTCGCCTTTCGCAAAGGCGACAAGGTCACAATCGACGGGATCGCATTTCAGCCGGTCGACGTGACGGATGCTGGCTACCTCTTCTGCCCAGCTGACGGCACGGGCGTCACGGTGGGCTACAATCGCAGCCAGATCGCGCGGTTCGTCGAGCTTGGATGCATTCAGCATGAGAGAGGCGCGTTGCTACCGGAGGGCGCACGCAGGATGCTGGATCGCCCTGCCGACCTGCTGTCGAGCCTGCCGGAGAACATGCACAAGGTCGCGCGCGAACGGGAGGCGGTCGTGCGTAGCTTTCTCAGTCTGGAGGAAGAAAACAGGGTCAACCGTACCGACGAGTCGATCGACGCGATGAAGGACAGCATCGTCGGCAAAGCCGCGAGGTTCCTCGAGGAACCGAGCCAGTTCGATGGTAGGGTGTCCGAAACCAAGGTCCCAAAATTCAGCGCACGGACGTTGCGTCGATGGCTTAAAGCCTACGAAGGTTTTGGTCTCTCCGGCCTCTATGGTAGCAGCGGTCTTAAGGGAAACCGTGACCGAAATCTCTGTGCAGACACCCGCGCCATCTTGGCTGATTGCGTGCGCGGATACATGAGCCCTGGAATCACGCAATCCGCTATCGTGCGGAACACTCGGCGCGCATTCGAGGCGAAGAATGTCGAACGCCGCCGCGAGAATCTCCCTGACCTGGAATGTCCTTCGAAGGAAACGATCCGCCGCGAAATTCTCAGCCTCGATCCGTACCACTGCGACGTAGCGCGTCTCGGCCTGGAAAAGGCCCGCAAGAAGCACGCTCCTGTCGGAACCGGTCTTGATGTCACCCGCCCCCTACAGCGCGTCGAGATGGACACCTGGCAGATCGATTTGATCTCTCTGATGGCCGACTCCGGGCTGCTGAATTTCCTCGACGATGAAGACAAGCTTCGGTTGGGCCTCACTGGCAAGAAGAAGCGGTGGCATTTGACCGTGGCAATCTGTGCGACCACGCGATGCATCCTCGCGATGCGCCTGTCGCGGTCGCCGAACTCCCAGGCCACGGTTCAGGCAATCGAGATGATTGGACGTGACAAGGGAGTCTGGACGGATGCCGTGGGAGCTCTCACCCCATGGTCGATGCGCGGAACACCGGAACTGATCGCGACCGACTGTGGCAAGGAATATGTGAGCTACGATGTGGCGGTTGCTGCACAGGATCTCGGCATTTCTCTGATACACGCCCCCGCCGGTCTGCCGGAAATGCGTGCTCGCGTCGAACGCGTCTTCAAGACAATCTCGGTGGGCCTCATGCCGCGTCTCACCGGACGGACGTTCGGAAACATCCTCGAACGGGGTGACTACAACTCGGAAGGCAAGGCGGCACTGACCGTCGATGATCTGTGCGCGGCCCTCATCCGTTGGGTCGTGGACATCTATCACCGGCTGCCTCACGAGGGCCTCGATGGCGAGACCCCTGCCAATTGCTGGAACCGTCTGGTCGACACTTATGGCGTCGCGCCTCCGGCCGATCTGCGGCGGCGACGCTTGGCCTTCGGTACACGGCTAAAGCGGACCGTCCAGAAAGACGGTATCACGTATCTCGGCATCCGGTATCACTCCGACCTCCTTGCCGAAACGATGCTGCATCGGCGGAACAAGGAGGTGAAGGTCCGCTGGTACAACGAGGACCTTGGAGCCATCGCCGTCGAGATCGATGGTGAATGGATCGAGGTGCCGTCCGTGTTCTCGCGCTTCCGCGGAGTCCGAGCTCATACCTGGTTCTCGGCCAGAAACGCTCTCAGGGCTCGCTTCAAGGAGCAAGCGGCCTTCGAGGAGAGTGTCATCAATCGAACGATCGATGACATCGAGCGGATCAACGGCGATGCGATGGCACGCGTCGGCCTGCTCGCCGACGACTGGTCCGAGGAACGGCTTGAGCGTGCGGAGAGGAAGTTGTTCATCGGTTTCTTCGGTGAGCCGGATCGTCCATCTCGGATCGCGATGACCAAAGACGGGATCCTTGGTGACGAGCTTCCGACGATGGGTCGCGCTTCTCACGAAAACGTCAAAAAATCCGCTTCGGATCCGGTCTCATCCGTTTCCGAGCCGTCCACATCGTACGCAAATTCTCCTCGTGCCGAGCATCAAACCGAGAGCGGCGATGACCCGGACGAACCGAATTTCGACATTGAGGACAAGTGA